One genomic segment of Stigmatopora argus isolate UIUO_Sarg chromosome 3, RoL_Sarg_1.0, whole genome shotgun sequence includes these proteins:
- the znf143b gene encoding zinc finger protein 143 — MLLAQLNRDSQGMTEFHDADGQPVTLCLTEAVTVADGDQMDTMDTVSLQAVTLVDGSTAYIQRDIKPNFSDTQIMDGQVIQLEDGSAAYVQHVSVPKAGGDSLQLEDGQAVQLEDGTTAYIHTPKETYEQGGLQEVQLEDGSTAYIQHTVHVPQPNTILAIQADGTLADLQAEATAIDPETISLLEQYTTKVENVENPLVPFSRVEADNGVHMRIVLQGQENRTTRVANVGEKSFRCEHEDCGKLYTTAHHLKVHERSHTGDKPYMCDYPGCGKKFATGYGLKSHSRTHTGEKPYRCQELNCCKSFKTSGDLQKHTRTHTGEKPFKCPVEGCGRSFTTSNIRKVHIRTHTGERPYYCSEPNCGRSFASATNYKNHMRIHTGEKPYVCTVPGCEKRFTEYSSLYKHHVVHTPCKPYNCNHCGKTYKQISTLAMHKRTSHNDTEPIEEEQEAYFEPPTDAIDDPNVTYSTVPKEEDDSGSEHVAVETADAVTQQHVALVTQADGTQQQVSISEADLQAMGGTITMVTHEGTTITIPTHELATQGAQVAIMTPGMTSFETVEEASYSQEQEEIHPVTLLATSNGTHIAVQLSDQPSLEEAIRIASRIQQGESPGLED; from the exons ATGGCGATCAAATGGATACTATGGACACAGTGAGCCTTCAGGCCGTCACCCTGGTCGATGGCTCCACCGCCTACATCCAGCGGGATATCAAGCCGAACTTTTCCGACACGCAAATCATGGATGGACAGGTGATCCAGCTGGAAGACGGCTCCGCTGCCTACGTGCAGCATGTGTCTGTGCCCAAAGCAG GTGGAGACAGTTTGCAGTTGGAAGATGGCCAAGCAGTTCAACTTGAAGATGGAACAACAGcctacatacacacacccaaag AAACATACGAGCAAGGCGGCCTGCAGGAAGTGCAGCTGGAGGACGGCAGCACGGCGTACATCCAGCACACGGTGCACGTGCCGCAGCCCAACACCATTTTGGCCATCCAAGCTGATGGCACCCTCGCTGACTTGCAGGCTGAGGCCACCGCCATCGACCCCGAAACTATCAGCCTGCTGGAGCAGTACACTACCAAG GTGGAGAATGTGGAGAACCCTTTGGTTCCCTTCAGTAGAGTTGAGGCGGATAATGGCGTGCATATGCGG ATTGTGCTACAGGGTCAGGAAAACAGAACGACGAGGGTGGCCAACGTTGGCGAAAAGTCATTCCGTTGTGAGCACGAGGACTGCGGGAAGTTGTACACCACTGCACACCATCTTAAG GTGCACGAGCGCTCGCACACGGGAGATAAGCCGTACATGTGTGACTATCCGGGATGTGGGAAGAAGTTTGCAACAG gATATGGATTGAAGAGCCACTCGCGCACGCACACTGGCGAAAAGCCCTATCGATGTCAGGAGCTAAACTGCTGCAAGTCCTTCAAAACCTCGGGTGACCTTCAGAAGCACACGCGTACGCACACAG GGGAGAAACCGTTCAAGTGTCCGGTGGAGGGCTGTGGCCGCTCTTTTACCACCTCTAATATTCGCAAAGTACACATTCGGACGCACACGGGAGAGCGGCCGTACTACTGCTCTGAACCCAACTGCGGCCGCTCCTTTGCTAGCGCCACCAACTATAAGAACCACATGAGGATCCACACTG gGGAGAAACCATACGTATGTACCGTGCCCGGGTGTGAGAAGCGCTTCACCGAGTATTCAAGCCTCTATAAACACCACGTTGTGCACACGCCGTGCAAGCCGTACAACTGCAATCACTGCGGCAAGACCTACAAGCAGATCTCTACGCTGGCGATGCACAAGCGCACTTCTCATAATGACACGGAGCCTATCGAAGAGGAACAAGAGGCCTACTTTGAACCACCCACTG ACGCCATCGATGACCCCAATGTGACCTACTCGACGGTGCCCAAGGAGGAAGATGACTCTGGCTCCGAGCATGTTGCTGTGGAAACTGCCGACGCTGTCACTCAACAGCACGTCGCCTTGGTGACGCAGGCAGATGGGACGCAACAGCAG GTTAGCATCTCTGAAGCTGACCTACAAGCCATGGGTGGTACCATCACAATGGTTACTCACGAAGGAACTACCATTACCATCCCAACTCATGAACTGGCCACTCAAGGGGCTCAG GTGGCCATCATGACCCCCGGCATGACTTCCTTTGAAACTGTGGAGGAGGCCAGTTACAGCCAGGAGCAGGAAGAAATTCACCCCGTTACCTTGCTAGCCACCTCCAACGGCACTCACATTGCTGTGCAG CTTAGTGATCAGCCATCATTGGAAGAAGCTATCCGAATAGCCTCAAGAATCCAGCAAGGAGAATCGCCTGGACTGGAAGATTGA